A single Oryctolagus cuniculus chromosome 16, mOryCun1.1, whole genome shotgun sequence DNA region contains:
- the PRDX2 gene encoding peroxiredoxin-2, whose translation MASGNARIGKPAPDFTATAVVDGAFKEVKLSDYRGKYVVLFFYPLDFTFVCPTEIIAFSEHAEDFHKLGCEVLGVSVDSQFTHLAWINTPRKEGGLGPLNIPLLADVTRRLSQDYGVLKTDEGIAYRGLFIIDGKGVLRQITVNDLPVGRSVDEALRLVQAFQYTDEHGEVCPAGWTPGSDTIKPNVEESKEYFSKHN comes from the exons ATGGCCTCTGGCAATGCGCGCATCGGGAAGCCGGCCCCGGACTTCACGGCCACCGCGGTGGTGGACGGCGCCTTCAAGGAGGTGAAGCTGTCGGACTACAGAG GGAAATATGTGGTCCTCTTCTTCTATCCCCTGGACTTCACTTTCGTGTGCCCCACGGAGATCATCGCCTTCAGCGAGCACGCCGAGGACTTCCACAAGCTGGGCTGCGAGGTGCTGGGCGTCTCTGTGGACTCGCAGTTCACGCACCTGGCTTG GATCAACACTCCCCGGAAGGAGGGTGGCCTGGGTCCCCTGAACATTCCTCTCCTGGCTGACGTCACGAGAAGGTTGTCCCAGGATTACGGGGTGCTGAAAACCGACGAGGGCATTGCCTACAG GGGCCTCTTTATCATTGATGGCAAAGGGGTCCTGCGCCAGATCACGGTGAACGACCTGCCCGTGGGACGCTCCGTGGACGAGGCTCTGCGGCTGGTTCAGGCCTTCCAGTACACGGACGAGCACGGGGAAG TGTGTCCCGCGGGCTGGACACCGGGCAGTGACACCATCAAACCGAACGTGGAAGAAAGCAAGGAGTATTTCTCCAAACACAACTAG